The following are from one region of the Methyloversatilis discipulorum genome:
- a CDS encoding prepilin-type N-terminal cleavage/methylation domain-containing protein: protein MRSTQNGFTLVEIAIVLVIIGLLLGGVLKGQELINSAKAKSLVNDFRTISTAVYAYQDRFRFMPGDDPAAGQHVGGANASSPSGEARGNGRVGGNWNSTTTTDESFLVWQHLRMANLLTGTSDTSDTSATSNYYPRNADNGRIGITGAVPISVPSTSATSPSSASVPMTGAFFICSDGISARLARQVDSTMDDGATNTGNVRAMAQVSGAGAATGTAIEITPDLERTSSDLYTVCVAY from the coding sequence ATGAGATCCACGCAAAACGGTTTCACACTGGTCGAAATCGCCATCGTTCTGGTCATTATCGGTCTGCTGCTCGGCGGCGTGCTCAAGGGTCAGGAACTGATCAACAGCGCCAAGGCGAAAAGCCTGGTCAATGATTTCCGCACGATATCGACCGCCGTGTACGCCTACCAGGACCGCTTCCGCTTCATGCCGGGCGACGACCCGGCAGCCGGCCAGCATGTCGGCGGTGCGAACGCCAGCAGCCCGTCCGGCGAAGCCCGCGGCAACGGTCGCGTCGGCGGCAACTGGAACTCGACCACCACGACCGACGAATCCTTCCTCGTCTGGCAACACCTTCGCATGGCCAATCTGCTGACCGGCACCAGCGACACCAGCGATACCAGTGCCACCAGCAATTACTACCCGCGAAATGCCGACAACGGCCGCATCGGCATCACCGGCGCCGTGCCGATCTCCGTACCCAGCACCTCGGCAACCTCGCCCAGTTCCGCCTCGGTGCCGATGACCGGCGCCTTCTTCATCTGCTCGGACGGCATTTCCGCCCGACTTGCCCGCCAGGTCGACTCGACCATGGACGACGGCGCCACCAACACCGGCAATGTGCGCGCGATGGCCCAGGTCAGTGGCGCTGGGGCGGCCACCGGTACCGCGATCGAAATCACGCCGGACCTCGAACGCACCAGCAGCGATCTGTACACGGTCTGCGTCGCCTACTGA